Sequence from the Flavobacterium sp. TR2 genome:
TTAGGAGCAAAAATATGGGCATCTTCATAAATCGTTCTGTCCTGAATGATTTTCTTTCCGCTTTCGCGAATTTGCTGCACTTGACGAAAACGGCTATTAAGGAAATAAATCTGAAGATTAAAGGACCAGCGCTCCATCTGATGGTAGAAATCATCCAAATACGGATTATCAACTACATCTTCATAATGAGGTTCCCATTTGAAATGTTTCGCCAATAATTTGGTCAGAGTTGTTTTTCCTGCGCCTATGTTTCCTGCTATTGCTATGTGCATTACGGTGTTACGATTTTATAATTTGATATATCTGTAGTTGTAAAAATAGATAAAATTTGGTCTTTGTAATAAAAATTGTCAAAGGTTTTTCCCAAAATTTTGATCTCAGAAATTACCTCAGGATTCTGCTTATTCATTCCTTTAAAATACAATAAATTATCCTTGCTGAAAAGATATTGCGAAGAATTAATTATAGCGATTCTGTCAAAAGCACCAATTTTTCCCAGCGAAGTTATCTTTCCAAAAATGTCACAAGAAAACCAGTTGCTTTTTTTGTCAATCCAATAGAAAGCATTAAAGTCTGTTTGATAATATTGAATTGGCTCAGTCAGCGGAATTGAAATTGTTTTATATTCATTTTTTAAATAATCAAAAAGACCAATCTGCTGATTTAACGCATTGTAAATCCATAGTTGGTTTTGTGTCGACATTCCGATTGCAGTTACTACAATTGGCGTTGCATTTTGCGAAAAATTAATTTCTGTTATTTTATTTAATTGGTTGTCCAATAAAACAGCGCTATTAAAGTTTTCGTAAAACAAAACAATCTTTAACGGATTCTGAAGATCGACTTTTGTAATTTTTCCCAAAGAAACATTCTTGTATTCGAAGATTTCTTTTCCTTTAATTTTACTGAAAACATTATTGGTTATCTGATACGAATATCCAAACGCATCATATCCTAAAAAAGTATCAGAAGTATTTTTATATTGTGAAATTAAAGTCGGACTGATGCTCAAATCTTGAGCTGAAAGCGCATGAAAAGTGCAGAAAAGAAATAGAGAAAATATAATTTTTTGCACCATTTTACGCATTAGAAGTTATTTTACAAGAGTACCAAATTACAAAAAACTCTCTTTTAAATTTCAATTTTAAGACTTAAACCTTTTTTTAATCTAATAGTCTAAAAAATAAGGGGTTCTATCTATGTCATAATGCCGTTAATATATTTAGTTTTCTGAATTTTAAAATTAATAATACATTTGAATGTAAGTTTTGTCGGATTTACTCACTAAAAGAAAATAAAATGAAAAAGATATTTTTTTATATGGCTTTATTGCTTGTTTCTAGTCAAATTCAAGCTCAAAAAGATTTTCAAGGAATGGCCGTTTACGAGTCCAAAACACAGGCTCCAAAATTTGAAGGAATGCGCGGAAATAGAGATATTACGCCAGAAATGCAGAAAAATATGGAAGAGCGTATGAAAAAAATGCTCGAAAAAACATTTATTTTAAATTTCGATAAAGCAGCTTCAATTTATAAAGAAGAAGAAAAACTGGAAGCACCAGGCCAGCAGCAGGGCGGTTTTCGAGTAATGTTTAGCTCTTTGACAGGAGGCGGAGGCACTTTTTATAAAGATGTAAAAACAAAGACATATACCGTAGATAAAGAATTTATGGGCAAGGAGTTTCTTGTTGTCGATTCGCTGCCAAAATTAAACTGGAAATTAGAACAGGAAACCAAACAAATTGGAGGTTATAACTGCTACAAAGCGACAGCCGTAAAACAGACGAGTAAAACCGATTTTAGGAATTTCAGACCTAAAAACAATGATGATAAAAAAGACGAAGCAAAAAAAACTTCGGGAGATACAAAAACCAATTTTGCCGATAATTTTGAAATGCCAAAAGAAATTGTCGTGACGGCTTGGTATACGCCAGAAATTCCGATCAATCAAGGACCAGAAAATTATTGGGGACTTCCGGGATTAATCTTAGAAATCAACGATGGAACAACTACAATTTTGTGTTCAAAAATTGTTTTGAATGCCAAAGATAAAGTGGAAATAAAACCTTCTAAAAAAGGAAAAGTAATTTCTCAAAAAGAATATGACGAAACGGTGATTAAAAAGATGGAAGAATTTAGAGAGATGAACCGCGGCAGAGCTGGCGGACCTCCACCTCCAATGGGAAGATAAAATTTATAACATTTCGAATCTTAAATTCCGAACTTTCAATATCCTTATAATGAATAAGACACTCCTTCTATTTGCCTTACTTTTTACTTCTATATGCTTTTCTCAAAGTGTCCGTTTTGATGGTGTTATTCAGGATGAACAGAAAAACCCGTTGGAAATGGCCAATATTATGGCTATTAACAATGGCACAAAGGCAATGGATTCTTACGGGATAACCAATGACAAAGGAAAGTTTCAGCTGACTTTAAAGCCAAATACGGCTTATACCATTAAAATAAGCTATTTAGGAATGAAATCTAAAGAGATTGCAGTCTCTACCAAGTCTGAAAACATGAACCAGAATATTGTTTTGGATGGCGCTGGAATAGAGTTGGAGGGAGTTGAAATTGTTCGTGAAATGCCTGTTTCGATAAAAGGAGACACAATTGTTTACAATGCAGATTCTTTTAAATCTGGCACCGAAAAAAAGCTGGAAGACGTCTTGAAGAAACTTCCGGGTGTTGAGGTAAATGCTGATGGAGAAATTGAAGTAGAAGGAAAAAAAGTGAGCAAACTGATGGTAGAGGGAAAAGATTTTTTTGACGGAGATACAAAATTGGGCGTCAAAAATATTCCAGCCGATGCTATTGATAAAGTTCAGGTTTTGCGAAATTATAATGAAATAAGTCAATTAAAAGGTTTGGAAAACGATCAGGAAAATGTGGCAATGAATATCAAACTGAAAGAAGGAAAAAAGAACTTTTGGTTTGGAGAT
This genomic interval carries:
- a CDS encoding GLPGLI family protein; the encoded protein is MKKIFFYMALLLVSSQIQAQKDFQGMAVYESKTQAPKFEGMRGNRDITPEMQKNMEERMKKMLEKTFILNFDKAASIYKEEEKLEAPGQQQGGFRVMFSSLTGGGGTFYKDVKTKTYTVDKEFMGKEFLVVDSLPKLNWKLEQETKQIGGYNCYKATAVKQTSKTDFRNFRPKNNDDKKDEAKKTSGDTKTNFADNFEMPKEIVVTAWYTPEIPINQGPENYWGLPGLILEINDGTTTILCSKIVLNAKDKVEIKPSKKGKVISQKEYDETVIKKMEEFREMNRGRAGGPPPPMGR